A region of Asticcacaulis excentricus DNA encodes the following proteins:
- a CDS encoding TonB-dependent receptor — protein MTTSLIGRRALWLASTTLIAFTVPAFANETTPADDQSITRQAAEEAALRRNDKAGAVETVVVTANKRSESAQKVPTALSVVSGSALERQEIRSAGDVVRFIPNASAAQTESRNRPRWFIRGIGSNDPAANVVNPVGVYVDEVYLNAPWFQAFPAFDLDRVEVLRGPQGTLWGKNTVGGAIHYVSRKPQFTPGGFARVGLGNFDSYNAQGAVTGPLSETLAARLSFSTEKRGGIATNTVTGEDDFGKVSDSAVRFQLLYRPNDDFEALLSLRARNSDGTPIARYIEPAYPDNATFKGASAGFDDYGNAATKAPDVGASNVDGSSKTDQTGATLTLNWSRGDYTLTSITAADNGRQVSKSDGDFTPFEGSRSYADIESRQFTQEFRLTSPRADRFNWIAGFHYFWEDFSSDSSTATTQTTAYLDRGTGAQRWRHTYFQNVKYDQEAKSYALFGSGTWNITDRFSITGGLRYTSEQRDATINIFNGAGEAATRRGNTVNPANTPTAAQPLVTFTNPGQWWLRSSVTATTPYAPFVSSPSKTWNRWTWDITPQYKLSDDILIYAKHARGFRSGTFQASATQSNQFDPNGIEPEDLYSYEGGLKSQWWDKKLRLNLSAFYYDYKKAQVLVQGVPIVTGGTTAFAARLINAQGWSRGIELDLSARPTTNLRIDAALGTLDTEYTDNFIPNNPNTGQLFGKGNEFTRAPKFSGTVAVEYRIPTDFGDVTLQSDWSYRTSQWFTVNAQEDDPSKLDYLVSQYQRQKGYALGNARITAAFGDRYEVSAYVRNLTDETYKILTFGTQQGARLTTYGDPRTFGVTLAAKF, from the coding sequence ATGACGACCTCCCTTATCGGACGGCGCGCGCTTTGGCTCGCCTCCACGACCCTTATTGCCTTTACGGTCCCCGCCTTTGCCAATGAGACAACCCCGGCGGACGATCAGTCGATCACGCGCCAAGCCGCCGAAGAGGCCGCCCTGCGTCGCAATGACAAGGCTGGCGCCGTTGAAACCGTGGTGGTTACGGCCAACAAGCGCTCCGAGAGCGCCCAGAAGGTGCCGACCGCCCTCAGCGTGGTGTCAGGCAGCGCGCTGGAACGGCAGGAAATCCGCTCGGCTGGCGATGTGGTGCGGTTCATCCCAAATGCGTCCGCTGCCCAAACCGAGTCGCGCAATCGCCCGCGCTGGTTCATCCGCGGCATCGGCTCGAACGATCCGGCGGCTAATGTCGTCAACCCGGTCGGTGTCTATGTAGACGAAGTTTATCTCAATGCACCTTGGTTTCAGGCCTTTCCGGCCTTTGACCTTGATCGCGTCGAAGTTTTGAGGGGGCCGCAAGGCACGCTATGGGGCAAGAATACGGTTGGCGGGGCGATTCACTACGTCTCGCGCAAACCGCAGTTTACGCCGGGCGGATTTGCCCGGGTTGGGCTGGGTAATTTCGACAGCTATAACGCACAGGGTGCCGTGACGGGTCCATTGTCAGAGACACTGGCGGCGCGTTTGTCGTTCAGCACCGAAAAGCGTGGCGGCATAGCGACCAACACAGTCACGGGCGAAGACGATTTCGGCAAGGTGAGCGACTCCGCCGTTCGCTTTCAGTTACTCTATCGTCCGAACGACGATTTCGAAGCGCTGTTGTCTCTGCGGGCCCGCAACTCGGACGGCACGCCGATTGCGCGCTATATCGAGCCGGCCTATCCCGACAATGCGACCTTCAAAGGTGCGAGCGCGGGCTTTGATGACTACGGAAACGCCGCAACCAAGGCTCCTGATGTCGGTGCGTCCAATGTGGATGGCTCATCCAAGACCGATCAGACAGGTGCAACGCTGACGCTCAACTGGTCGCGGGGTGATTACACCCTGACCTCGATTACCGCTGCCGACAATGGTCGTCAGGTGTCGAAGTCCGACGGGGACTTTACACCCTTTGAAGGCTCGCGGTCTTATGCCGACATCGAAAGCCGTCAGTTTACGCAGGAATTCCGCCTCACCTCGCCACGGGCGGATCGTTTCAACTGGATTGCCGGCTTCCACTACTTCTGGGAAGACTTCTCGTCTGACTCCTCAACGGCAACCACGCAGACCACGGCCTATCTGGATCGCGGCACCGGTGCCCAGCGCTGGCGCCACACCTACTTCCAGAATGTGAAATATGATCAGGAAGCCAAGTCCTATGCGCTTTTCGGGTCAGGGACGTGGAATATCACCGACCGCTTCTCAATTACCGGCGGGCTGCGCTACACCTCGGAACAGCGTGACGCTACAATAAACATCTTTAACGGCGCGGGCGAAGCCGCGACGCGCCGGGGCAATACCGTCAATCCCGCCAATACGCCGACAGCGGCTCAGCCACTGGTGACCTTCACCAATCCGGGCCAGTGGTGGCTGCGGTCGTCTGTCACGGCGACCACCCCCTATGCGCCTTTTGTCTCCTCGCCTTCGAAAACCTGGAACCGCTGGACCTGGGATATTACCCCGCAATACAAGCTGTCCGACGATATTCTGATCTATGCCAAGCACGCGCGCGGCTTCCGTTCCGGCACCTTTCAGGCCTCAGCCACCCAATCGAACCAGTTTGACCCGAACGGCATCGAGCCGGAAGATCTCTACTCCTACGAAGGCGGTCTGAAATCGCAATGGTGGGACAAGAAGCTGCGTCTGAACCTGTCGGCCTTCTACTACGACTACAAAAAGGCGCAGGTGCTGGTGCAGGGGGTGCCCATCGTCACCGGCGGCACGACGGCCTTCGCAGCGCGCCTGATCAACGCCCAGGGCTGGTCACGCGGGATCGAACTGGACCTTTCGGCGCGTCCGACGACCAATCTGCGCATTGATGCGGCGCTGGGGACGCTCGACACCGAATACACCGACAACTTTATCCCCAACAACCCCAATACCGGTCAGTTGTTCGGTAAAGGCAACGAGTTCACACGGGCCCCGAAATTTTCCGGGACTGTAGCCGTTGAATATCGCATTCCGACCGATTTCGGCGACGTGACACTGCAAAGCGACTGGAGCTACCGCACCTCACAGTGGTTCACCGTCAATGCGCAGGAAGACGATCCGTCGAAGCTCGACTACCTCGTCAGCCAGTACCAGCGGCAAAAGGGCTACGCGCTCGGTAATGCCCGTATCACCGCCGCCTTCGGCGACAGGTATGAGGTGAGCGCCTATGTGCGCAACCTGACCGACGAAACCTACAAGATCCTGACCTTCGGCACTCAGCAGGGCGCGCGTCTGACCACCTATGGCGACCCGCGCACCTTCGGGGTGACGCTGGCGGCCAAGTTCTGA
- the dusA gene encoding tRNA dihydrouridine(20/20a) synthase DusA produces MKENQLFKPSRFSVAPMMDWTDRHCRAFHRTLTKGALLYTEMVTSRAIINGDRQKLLGFSEVEHPVALQLGGSEPDELAACAKIAEDWGYDEVNLNCGCPSDRVQSGSFGACLMREPQLVADCMQAMGEVTRLPVTVKCRIGVDDQDEEAALFALVEACRQAGVRTFIVHARKAWLKGLSPKENRDIPPLNYELVYALKRAHPDLTISINGGIGTLEAAEAHLKHVDGVMLGRAAYHEPALLGQVDRRIFGGEADVGPFEALEAYRPYMGAQLAAGVHLSAITRHMLGLMHGLPGARAFRRILTVESIRPGAGIEVLDQAIEAVRDAMASSQARREAYEASLTDAG; encoded by the coding sequence ATGAAAGAAAATCAATTGTTTAAGCCGTCAAGGTTTTCCGTGGCGCCGATGATGGACTGGACGGACCGGCATTGTCGGGCCTTTCACCGGACCCTGACGAAGGGGGCGCTGCTCTATACCGAGATGGTCACTTCGCGGGCGATCATCAATGGCGACCGTCAGAAGTTGCTCGGCTTTTCCGAGGTCGAGCATCCGGTGGCGCTGCAACTGGGCGGGTCTGAGCCGGATGAACTGGCGGCCTGTGCCAAGATTGCCGAAGATTGGGGTTATGACGAGGTCAACCTCAATTGCGGCTGTCCGTCCGACCGCGTGCAGTCGGGGTCGTTCGGGGCTTGTCTGATGCGCGAACCACAGCTTGTCGCTGACTGTATGCAGGCCATGGGCGAGGTGACCCGGCTGCCCGTGACGGTTAAGTGCCGCATCGGTGTCGATGATCAGGACGAAGAGGCGGCCCTGTTTGCGCTGGTCGAAGCCTGCCGCCAGGCGGGGGTGCGGACCTTTATCGTCCATGCGCGCAAGGCGTGGCTTAAAGGACTATCTCCCAAGGAAAACCGCGACATCCCGCCGCTCAATTACGAACTGGTCTATGCCTTGAAGCGCGCCCATCCGGATTTGACGATCTCGATCAATGGCGGGATTGGCACGCTGGAGGCGGCCGAAGCGCATCTGAAACACGTCGATGGGGTCATGCTGGGCCGCGCCGCCTATCATGAGCCGGCCCTGCTGGGGCAGGTGGACCGGCGTATATTTGGCGGCGAGGCCGATGTCGGGCCATTTGAGGCGCTGGAGGCCTATCGCCCCTATATGGGGGCGCAACTGGCGGCGGGTGTGCATCTGTCGGCCATTACGCGGCACATGCTGGGGCTGATGCACGGCCTGCCCGGTGCGCGGGCCTTCCGGCGTATCCTCACGGTAGAGTCGATCCGTCCCGGCGCGGGGATAGAGGTGCTGGATCAGGCCATCGAGGCGGTGCGCGACGCCATGGCGTCGTCTCAGGCGCGACGTGAGGCCTATGAGGCGAGCCTTACGGACGCAGGATAA
- a CDS encoding MFS transporter, which translates to MASSPWLFLTGFSSLALLSGVSIGLAKVVTQFFALSIGAQPFEIGLIMAMESIGMVLVTVPAGFIIARFGARRVYAIASTGPLIANLFIPFASSWVGLAIARLSIGLCIPFRIVSMNSTFLAQLHRIGLGKAGWYRGALTAGMALVGPALATLLVPHLSYPWVFAIIAGLFGIMAIGSLFFFTDEAPATDKSLSAKHILSEARSLLKHRDVSESCLIEFISSATGSLFASFIIVVASHLNGLSKEDGVHVMLCHGAMTVLALFLGGRLTQGLNKWAAYSAGLLLATAALITLGTAQGFVQLALGAVLLSAGSALVHLVNMRLLSHHPGEKSKISGLYNLSSMTGSTLGALSGGFVSKAVAVQAIYLLWLPVLWLAAALLFFLVKGAPHDPA; encoded by the coding sequence TTGGCGTCCTCCCCCTGGCTGTTCCTGACCGGCTTTTCCTCGCTGGCCTTGCTCAGCGGGGTTTCCATCGGCCTTGCGAAGGTCGTGACGCAGTTCTTTGCCCTGTCGATCGGCGCGCAACCTTTTGAAATCGGCCTGATCATGGCCATGGAGTCGATCGGGATGGTGCTGGTCACCGTGCCCGCGGGCTTTATCATCGCCCGCTTCGGAGCGCGCCGCGTCTATGCCATCGCTTCCACAGGCCCTTTGATCGCCAATCTGTTTATACCCTTTGCAAGCAGTTGGGTTGGGCTGGCCATCGCCCGACTGTCGATCGGCCTGTGCATCCCCTTCCGCATCGTCTCGATGAACTCGACCTTTCTGGCGCAATTGCACCGTATCGGCCTTGGTAAGGCCGGGTGGTACCGCGGGGCCCTGACCGCCGGTATGGCGCTGGTTGGTCCGGCTCTGGCGACGTTGCTGGTGCCGCACCTGAGCTACCCCTGGGTGTTCGCCATCATCGCTGGTCTGTTCGGCATCATGGCGATCGGCTCTCTGTTCTTCTTCACCGATGAAGCGCCCGCCACCGATAAATCCTTGTCGGCCAAACACATTCTGAGCGAAGCGCGTAGCCTGCTGAAGCATCGGGACGTGTCGGAGTCGTGCCTGATCGAGTTCATCTCTTCGGCGACCGGCTCCCTGTTTGCCAGTTTCATCATCGTCGTGGCCAGTCATCTTAACGGGCTTTCCAAAGAGGACGGCGTGCACGTCATGCTCTGCCACGGGGCCATGACGGTCCTCGCTCTGTTCCTGGGTGGGCGTCTGACGCAGGGGCTGAATAAGTGGGCCGCTTACAGTGCTGGCCTGTTACTGGCCACGGCGGCACTGATCACGCTGGGGACAGCACAGGGCTTTGTCCAACTGGCCCTCGGGGCTGTGCTTCTGAGCGCCGGTAGTGCCCTCGTCCACCTCGTCAATATGCGTCTGCTCAGCCACCATCCCGGCGAAAAGTCCAAGATTTCCGGCCTTTACAACCTGTCGTCCATGACCGGATCAACGCTCGGCGCGCTCAGCGGCGGCTTCGTCTCCAAGGCTGTGGCGGTACAGGCGATTTACCTCCTGTGGTTGCCGGTTCTGTGGCTGGCCGCAGCCCTCCTCTTCTTCCTCGTCAAAGGCGCTCCCCATGACCCAGCCTGA
- a CDS encoding ABC transporter permease: MTQPDLLLRLRLKQAEGTNWRLILSVGSPLALLLLWQTITALRIFPPEVLVSPAAVLAAFVEIIRTGELQRHLSESLNRLVWGFGSGTALGLLFGLVMALSKTVERLFGPTFQAVRQVPVLAFIPMLILLLGIDDLFKIVVIAKAAFFPVALAAYDSVKGLPRAHFEVAALYRTPPWMLVTRILIPATLPHILAGVRLSLTRAWLVLVAAELIVADSGLGQMMEMGRQMFRLDIVMAGVIVAGVIGFALDRLFQLLQAHALRWKAA, translated from the coding sequence ATGACCCAGCCTGATCTCCTGCTGCGGCTACGACTCAAGCAAGCCGAAGGGACAAACTGGCGACTGATCCTGTCGGTCGGCTCGCCTCTGGCGCTGCTGCTTCTGTGGCAGACGATCACGGCGTTGCGGATATTCCCGCCCGAAGTCCTCGTTTCCCCAGCGGCGGTTCTTGCCGCTTTCGTTGAAATCATCCGGACGGGCGAGCTCCAGCGCCATCTGTCCGAAAGCCTGAACCGGCTGGTCTGGGGGTTCGGCAGCGGCACCGCGCTCGGCCTGCTGTTCGGGCTGGTGATGGCGCTGTCGAAGACGGTCGAGCGGCTGTTCGGCCCGACCTTTCAGGCCGTGCGTCAGGTGCCGGTTCTGGCCTTCATCCCCATGCTGATCCTGCTGCTGGGTATCGACGATTTGTTCAAGATCGTCGTCATCGCCAAGGCCGCCTTTTTCCCGGTGGCGCTTGCGGCCTACGACAGCGTCAAGGGCCTGCCGCGCGCTCATTTTGAGGTCGCCGCCCTGTACCGGACACCGCCCTGGATGCTGGTCACCCGCATACTGATCCCCGCCACCCTGCCCCATATTCTCGCCGGCGTGCGCCTCAGCCTGACCCGCGCCTGGCTGGTGCTGGTGGCGGCGGAACTGATCGTCGCCGACTCCGGTCTGGGGCAGATGATGGAGATGGGACGACAGATGTTCCGCCTCGACATCGTCATGGCGGGCGTGATTGTCGCCGGCGTTATCGGCTTCGCGCTTGATCGACTGTTTCAGCTTCTGCAAGCGCATGCTCTGCGCTGGAAGGCGGCGTAG
- a CDS encoding TIGR02281 family clan AA aspartic protease — protein MLRSAFILGCAITSAVATGLLVVRHEGFTSKGDETATVVQTSQTHSVSAPSTIGGVTAIPKAADGHYWAEARVNTTTVKFLVDTGASVVALTPQDARRLGINLNTLTYDQDVTTASGKTQAARVVIDRVQIGQSQMDDVEALVIREGLSTSLLGMSYLGRLSRFEATQGSLILRP, from the coding sequence ATGCTGAGATCTGCGTTTATTCTGGGATGCGCTATCACCAGCGCCGTGGCCACCGGCCTGCTGGTGGTACGGCACGAAGGCTTCACCTCCAAAGGCGATGAAACCGCGACCGTGGTGCAAACGTCCCAGACGCACAGTGTCTCTGCCCCCAGCACCATCGGCGGGGTCACCGCCATCCCCAAGGCGGCCGACGGCCACTACTGGGCTGAGGCAAGGGTCAACACCACAACGGTGAAATTTCTGGTCGATACGGGGGCCTCTGTGGTCGCCCTGACGCCGCAGGACGCCCGCCGTCTGGGCATCAATCTGAACACCCTCACCTACGATCAGGACGTCACCACCGCCAGCGGCAAGACGCAGGCCGCCCGCGTCGTTATTGACCGCGTGCAGATCGGCCAGAGCCAGATGGACGATGTCGAGGCCCTGGTCATCCGCGAAGGCCTGTCCACCTCACTACTGGGCATGAGCTATCTGGGCCGTCTCAGCCGCTTTGAGGCCACGCAGGGCAGCCTTATCCTGCGTCCGTAA
- a CDS encoding ABC transporter substrate-binding protein: protein MLRRTLIAGLMGSSAAALGACGNRAGDRAATKSTALPATVTIAAISYPYQGKQTYNGLTQVVINQGWLESELASKGVKLAFFPVPTSVGGPLINESFAARRIDFAGYGDFPALIAKSGGVDIRAITSSGPGNNAYLIVRKGLEAKSIEDLKGKSLAIHRGRPWELTLAKLLDSKGLTLNDFKIYNLNPQAAYSALSSGKVDAVFTLSEALLQEDKGAGTIIWSTASHPEWKMRTGLFARSAFTAEHPELTQRVVNAYLKAAHWASQPENRTAYLELASRGNSPVSVVERDLANKGGAWKDNFSPIIDQAFVSHFDDVSKYTFTNKLVQKEVATRDFVDPTFVNAGLKALKLDGFWNETPVTQL from the coding sequence ATGCTCAGACGTACCCTTATCGCGGGCCTGATGGGCAGCAGCGCGGCCGCACTTGGCGCGTGTGGCAACCGCGCGGGCGACAGGGCGGCGACCAAATCCACCGCCCTGCCCGCCACTGTGACGATTGCCGCCATCTCCTATCCTTATCAGGGCAAGCAAACCTATAACGGGCTCACTCAGGTCGTTATCAATCAGGGCTGGCTTGAGAGCGAATTGGCGTCAAAGGGCGTCAAGCTGGCCTTCTTCCCGGTGCCGACCTCTGTCGGTGGGCCGTTGATCAACGAAAGTTTTGCGGCCAGGCGCATCGACTTCGCGGGCTATGGCGATTTTCCGGCGCTGATTGCCAAATCCGGTGGCGTGGATATCCGCGCCATCACCTCCTCAGGCCCCGGGAACAATGCCTATCTGATCGTGCGTAAAGGTCTTGAGGCCAAATCCATCGAAGACCTGAAAGGCAAGTCGCTAGCCATCCACCGCGGCCGCCCGTGGGAACTGACGCTGGCCAAGCTGCTGGACTCAAAGGGTCTGACGCTCAACGATTTCAAAATCTACAACCTCAATCCACAGGCGGCCTATTCTGCGCTGTCTTCGGGTAAGGTCGATGCCGTCTTTACCCTGTCCGAGGCCCTGCTTCAGGAAGACAAGGGCGCAGGCACGATCATCTGGTCCACGGCGTCGCATCCGGAATGGAAGATGCGTACGGGATTGTTCGCCCGCAGCGCTTTTACCGCCGAACACCCTGAACTTACGCAACGGGTGGTCAATGCCTATCTGAAGGCGGCGCATTGGGCCTCGCAGCCCGAAAACCGCACGGCGTACCTGGAGCTGGCGTCGCGCGGCAATAGTCCGGTCAGCGTCGTCGAACGCGATCTGGCCAACAAGGGCGGGGCGTGGAAAGACAATTTCTCTCCCATCATAGATCAGGCCTTTGTCTCGCATTTTGACGATGTGTCGAAATACACCTTCACCAACAAGCTGGTTCAGAAAGAGGTCGCCACCCGCGACTTTGTCGATCCGACCTTCGTCAATGCCGGGCTTAAAGCGCTGAAGCTCGACGGTTTCTGGAACGAAACCCCGGTGACCCAACTATGA
- a CDS encoding methyl-accepting chemotaxis protein: MTKSKSAGGKLSISNLSFTLKFMTPAAVATALIVALAFGAVTVMNTQGKAIENINTQSLPAVQAMGDIKSAIKEANGQLFRAMTDQASGAGTNADQKVALVVQDLGKIETSIKSMAGATTDATKKKDLEDLGKEVKTYKEAVEFAGSVMTVDFPSVAPLMSQFDEGYAKMSQLSDKIIAGQVAQAKADAEAARTAQTTGISMLTVFAAIMAVLSCGIAFVFSRATVTGINRIAKTTEELARGNLNVDIQSLARGDELKSVVDSLNVFKANAEEKLRLAEIEAATMKTREERARQMSELAERFRHEAQDMLDALSAAASDLDANGRTLLTIAQENERRSQSAVSSIRNSADNVQNVASATTELSASIGVIGDQAVRSVEIAAEAVSEADKTNDSMVELSRAADQIGEVVDLINAIAQQTNLLALNATIESARAGEAGKGFAVVASEVKSLAQQTAKATDEIRERIKDIQTAAQNGVSAIRGIGATIKHMNEIASSIADSVHQQGDATNEIARNVNEASDGTTTASTSVSQLSASAADTEKASTEMLGAARQLTQRTEAMSENIRRFLAELTAA, encoded by the coding sequence ATGACTAAGTCGAAATCTGCCGGCGGCAAGCTGAGCATCTCCAACCTGTCCTTCACGCTGAAGTTCATGACTCCGGCCGCCGTCGCCACCGCGCTGATCGTCGCGCTGGCCTTCGGGGCCGTCACCGTGATGAACACGCAAGGCAAGGCGATCGAAAACATCAATACCCAAAGCCTCCCCGCCGTTCAGGCCATGGGCGACATCAAGTCGGCCATTAAGGAAGCCAATGGCCAGTTGTTCCGCGCCATGACCGATCAGGCGTCAGGTGCTGGCACCAATGCCGATCAGAAGGTCGCCCTGGTCGTACAGGACCTCGGCAAGATCGAAACCAGCATCAAGTCTATGGCCGGTGCCACCACCGACGCCACCAAGAAGAAGGACCTCGAAGACCTCGGCAAGGAGGTCAAGACCTATAAGGAAGCCGTCGAGTTCGCCGGCTCGGTCATGACCGTCGATTTCCCCTCCGTCGCACCGCTGATGTCGCAGTTCGACGAAGGCTACGCCAAGATGTCCCAACTCTCGGACAAGATCATCGCCGGTCAGGTCGCTCAGGCCAAGGCGGACGCCGAAGCTGCCCGCACGGCTCAGACCACAGGCATCTCCATGCTGACCGTCTTCGCCGCCATCATGGCCGTCCTGTCCTGCGGTATCGCCTTCGTCTTCTCGCGCGCTACCGTGACCGGCATCAACCGCATCGCCAAGACCACCGAAGAACTGGCGCGTGGCAATCTGAATGTGGACATTCAATCCCTGGCGCGGGGCGATGAACTGAAGTCGGTCGTCGATAGCCTCAATGTCTTCAAGGCCAATGCCGAAGAAAAGCTGCGCCTCGCCGAAATCGAAGCCGCCACCATGAAGACCCGCGAAGAACGCGCCCGTCAGATGTCGGAACTGGCCGAACGCTTCCGCCACGAAGCTCAGGACATGCTGGACGCCCTGTCGGCCGCCGCCTCGGACCTCGACGCCAACGGTCGCACCCTGCTCACCATCGCGCAGGAAAACGAGCGCCGTTCGCAATCGGCGGTCTCCTCGATCCGCAACTCGGCCGACAACGTGCAAAACGTTGCCTCGGCGACCACCGAACTGTCGGCGTCGATCGGCGTCATCGGTGATCAGGCCGTCCGCTCGGTGGAAATCGCCGCCGAAGCGGTGTCGGAAGCCGACAAGACCAACGACTCGATGGTCGAGCTGAGCCGCGCTGCCGATCAGATCGGCGAAGTTGTGGACCTCATCAACGCAATCGCCCAGCAAACCAACCTGCTGGCGCTGAACGCCACCATCGAATCGGCCCGCGCCGGTGAAGCCGGTAAGGGCTTCGCGGTCGTGGCCTCGGAAGTGAAGTCGCTGGCGCAGCAAACCGCCAAGGCCACGGACGAAATCCGCGAGCGTATCAAGGACATCCAGACGGCGGCCCAGAACGGCGTCTCGGCTATCCGCGGTATCGGTGCCACCATCAAGCACATGAACGAAATCGCTTCGTCCATCGCCGACTCGGTGCACCAGCAAGGCGACGCGACCAACGAAATCGCCCGCAACGTCAACGAAGCCTCGGACGGCACCACCACCGCCTCCACCTCCGTCTCACAACTGTCGGCCTCGGCCGCCGATACGGAAAAGGCCTCGACCGAGATGCTGGGCGCCGCGCGTCAGTTGACGCAACGCACGGAAGCCATGAGCGAAAATATCCGCCGTTTCCTGGCCGAACTGACCGCCGCCTAA
- a CDS encoding ABC transporter substrate-binding protein codes for MSSNSLQNSTFSETIPNLWYTRCPVPTPLGLAVQLGYFRDEFAAEGLELKSLQESLDPAVKESHFDHTLQNSFRQGGNIPAIWARANGRETRVIGLNWTDESLLVITLPGSGISTSKDLKGRRLALPVNPGSIDFNRATALRAYDQVLRLEGLGLTDVELVDVVAPTLADAGADIDASGRRIRRRSGYFAEIKALLNGEVDAIFVKGVSGLEITRALAAHVVTDIGFHPDPKVRINNGAPRTLTVDQALLDARPDIVARFLGRVVQAGEWARQHPAETHDFIARETSSYPDLVRAAYGENVHQNLDTFLNDEAVAALADFKDFLFRHGFLKADFDVQQWISYAGFEALESAIAAQ; via the coding sequence ATGAGCTCTAATTCCTTACAGAATTCGACTTTTTCAGAGACGATTCCAAACCTCTGGTACACACGCTGCCCCGTGCCCACGCCCCTGGGTCTTGCGGTTCAACTTGGCTATTTTCGCGATGAATTTGCCGCCGAAGGGCTGGAACTGAAATCCCTTCAGGAAAGTCTCGATCCAGCGGTCAAGGAATCTCATTTCGATCACACCCTACAAAACTCATTCCGACAAGGAGGGAATATACCGGCCATCTGGGCCAGGGCCAATGGACGCGAAACGCGCGTAATCGGCCTGAACTGGACAGATGAGTCCCTGCTGGTGATTACCCTGCCTGGTTCCGGCATTTCCACGAGCAAGGACCTCAAGGGGCGTCGCCTCGCCCTGCCCGTAAACCCAGGTTCTATCGACTTCAACCGGGCCACGGCGCTGCGCGCCTACGATCAGGTGCTGCGACTGGAAGGTCTTGGGCTCACGGATGTCGAACTCGTCGATGTGGTCGCACCCACGCTTGCCGATGCGGGTGCTGACATCGACGCTTCCGGCAGGCGTATTCGCCGCCGTTCAGGCTATTTCGCGGAGATCAAGGCCCTGCTTAACGGCGAAGTTGATGCTATCTTCGTCAAAGGCGTGTCAGGGCTTGAGATTACGCGCGCCCTTGCTGCCCATGTGGTCACAGATATTGGTTTCCACCCCGATCCGAAGGTCCGAATCAACAATGGCGCGCCCCGCACCCTGACGGTCGATCAGGCCCTGCTCGATGCCCGTCCGGATATCGTCGCGCGCTTTCTCGGTCGTGTGGTGCAGGCTGGGGAATGGGCACGTCAGCACCCCGCCGAAACCCATGATTTCATTGCTCGGGAAACGTCGAGTTACCCTGATCTGGTGCGCGCGGCCTATGGCGAGAACGTTCATCAAAACCTCGACACTTTCCTGAATGACGAGGCGGTTGCAGCCTTGGCGGATTTCAAGGACTTCCTGTTCCGCCATGGCTTCCTGAAGGCCGATTTCGACGTTCAGCAGTGGATTTCCTACGCGGGCTTTGAAGCCCTCGAAAGCGCGATCGCCGCGCAATAA